Genomic DNA from Bacterioplanes sanyensis:
ACTCCTCCACCATGAAACGTTCAACCTCAGAACTGACCGACCAACAGTGGGCACACATTGAGCCTTGTTTACCCAGCCTGCCTCGTGGCAAAGGGGGTCCCAAACCTATCAGCAATCGAGCCTGTTTCGAGGGCATTTTATGGGTCTTACGTTCAGGTGCGCGCTGGCGTGATCTACCCGAGCGCTATCCTTCACCGAGTACCTGCTGGCGCCGCCTTCAGTACTGGGAAGAGCAAGGTGCATGGGTCAAAGCCTGGCGTAAGCTTCTTCGCGTTCTGGATCAACAGTCGCGGTTAAATTGGGAAGAATCGTTTTCTGATGGTAGTTTTGCACCCGCAAAAAAAGGGGCCTCGGTGTTGGAAAAACCAAGCGTGGTAAGGGGTCGAAGTGGATGATAGTCGTCGATGGCGAAGGCATTCCAATCGGGCTGACACTTGGCTCAGCGTCACCGGCGGAGGTCAATCTGATTGAGGCTTTGTTAAATGTTTCCTATGGCAAGAGCAAGGTGAAGCGTTTGATTTACGATAAAGCGGCAGACTCTGATCCTCTGCGAATGGCGTTAAAGAAGCGGGGTATTGATCTCATTTGTCCACATCGTCGAAACGGGAGAAAAGCGCCGCTGCAAGATGGTAGAAAGCTGAGAAGGTACGACCGTCGCTGGAAAGTAGAGCGCACTTTTGCTTGGCTTGGAAATTATCGGCGATTAGTGGTTCGATGGGAAAGAAAGCTCTCAATGTATCGAGCCTTCTTTCACGCCGCCTGCATGATGATCGTGCTAAAGAAGTTGTGAAACAGCTTCTAAGGAACAACATGAAAATATCTATAGGCTTTTCCACGAATTATTTGTCGCGGTTATCATGCAAGCGGTGTGAAAGAGGGCTCGATATATCGAGGGATTTCTTTCCAATATGTTGATAAAGCATTGAGGAAAGCAGATGAATTTATGACCTACGCTCCCGGGAGGTGTGCCTCAGTTCGAGTTTGAAGATAGGCAAGAGGCTTTCCAGAATCTAGAAATTATTGATAGCCGACCGCTGAGGCCTTCAAGTGATAGCTCGTCTGCTCGTAATTTGAATGAGCAGAATGTCAATGCTAGCAATCATCCAGACACCAGTAGTGTACTAGAAAACCCAGTCCGTAGTCAGGGTAATCCCCCCATTTTTAACTGACATTAAAAGTAGAAGTTAGGCTGCCATCAAAGGTGGCTTGCCTCCATTGGCCTTGTGTGGCCGTTTGTGATTGTAAAACCACAACCAGTTCGTTGCATACTCCTGAACTTCCTCAATCGATTCAAACAGATGCTTGCTGACCCAGCTGTAACGCATTGTGCGGTTATGACGCTCGATATAGGCATTTTGCTGAGGCTTTCCAGGTTGAATGTATTCAATTCGAATACCATGCAGTCTGGCCCACTTAACAAACTCGTTACTGATAAACTCCGGCCCATTGTCACAGCGTATTGCAGTGGGTTTCGGTCGCCACTCCAGTAGCTGATTCAGTGCTCGAATAACCCTGGGGGCTGGCAATGAAAAATCCGCTTCGGTGCACAGTGCTTCACGCCGATAGTCGTCGATGACGTTAAATAGCCGATAGTGACGATCATCCGCTAATTGGTCGTGCATAAAGTCCATTGACCAAATTTGGTTGGGCCTGATGGGCTCCTTCAGTGGCTCAGGCACCTGTCGTTTTAATCGACGCCGAGGCTTAATACGTAAATTCAATGCCTGCTCACAATAGATCCGATAAACACATTTGTGGTTCCATGGATGCCCCTCGACGTTGCGTAAGTAGTCAAAGCAAAGCCCAAAACCCCAGTCGCTTTCTGCATCAGTTAGCTTTATAAGTCGGTGGGCGATGTCAGCGTTTTCGTCACTGAGTTTGGGCTGATAGCGGTAACAGGTTTCGCTCACGGCGAACATCCGACAGGCCAGACGAATGCTGATCTTGCGCTCAACGACAGATGGTTGAGCCAGCATACGCCGCGCCTGGGGCTTCACCACTTTTTTGCCATGGCTTCCTGAATGATCTCAGCTTTGAGGCGCTCTTCGGCGTACATTTTCTTGAGGCGTCGGTTTTCTTCCTCAAGCTCCTTCATACGTGCCATGAGGGAGGCATCCATGCCACCGTATTTGGCTCGCCATTTGTAAAATGTCGCGCTGCTCATGCCGTGTTCACGGCAAAGTTCCGGTACGGGTGTGCCGGCCTCGGCTTGCTTAAGGATCGCCATGATCTGGCTGTCTGTGTAGCGTGATTTTTTCATGCAGAATCTCCTGCGCTTAGGTTACGAGAAAATTCTACTTTTGGCTGCTGTTATTTTTCGGGGGGATTACCGACCGACAACCAAACGACCCTCATCGGCGGTGGCAAGGTCAATATTGATGCCAAAAACACCGAAATCCACGGTGCCGTGGTGGCCAATGCTGTGCGTAATGAGGACAACAGTCTCACCGACTTGGGCAACCTGAACCTGATCACCGACGAGCTGACCGTCACCGACCTACAAGATACCGACATGAGCGAAAGCAGTGGCGCGAACCTGTCGGTGTCTGTTTCCAGTGGAAAAGACGAAAAAGGTGAGCACCAACTCAGCAGCGACAGCACCACCGTCGGCCTGACCAACCAAGGCCACCGCAAAGAGCAAACCACCGCAGGCACCTTGGGCGGCGGCACTATTACTCGCCGCGATGGCAGTGAGCACGAGTTAGGCGATACCAATCGCGACCTGGATCAGCGCCAAGTCGTGACGTTGGATCAGCAAACCGGCGGCTTAAACGCCACGGTCACGGTGGACCACCGACTGCTGTCGGAGGAGGGGCGAGAGGATATCGTTGAGAGCTTTAAACTAGCGGGCCAAGCAGCCGGCCAGGTGGCGGATGCGACTATCGATGGTGTGGACTACGTTGCCGATGAAATTGCCGTTCTGGGCGATGACTTGCCTGAAGAGCTGCGTGCGCAGCTAGGGGAGACGGGCGAACTTTTTGTTGATGACATGATTCGCAAAGACGCAACGGATGAGCAAATCGCCGAAGTGTTACAGCGAGAAAAAGTCAGTAGTGGCTTGGGCGGAATTGAGGAGTACCGTCGCGAGAAAGAAGAGAACCCGGATCAGTCTCTGATTGTACAGTCACCCTCGGATGACACTGCCGGAGACTCAGGCCTGGCTGAAATACCTGAAACCGGTGAGATGGGAGTCATTGTTGTTCAGGCAGACCCTAACAACATTGATGTTTCCACTGCTGAAAAAGCCACTGCGGGTATGGGAGTGGTTAGTCAAGATATTAAAGAAATATCTGAGGAAAACCCTGAGTTGGCGATGGTCGTTCAAGGTGCACTTGTGGCTGCCACAGGAGCGGGCGGGGCTGTAAAGGCATTGGCTTCAGAATTAGCCAATCGCACTCTGGAAGCCGTCGCCGGCGATGAAATGAATGATTTGGCCACCACGCATGTGAATCATGGTGGAGGTTTTGTTACAGGCGGAACGGCAGAAGAGTTTGCCAGTGGCGTTGAGCAAGAAGAACAGGACCCAGGCTCTCGCTCCAGTGAACTGGGTAAATCGGATGTGGACATCCGAGATGGCCTGGTGTTTGCCGGTAGCGTTCTGCTGGGAATCGACGGCGTACGTGGAGGTGGCAAAGGGCCGAACCAGAGTAATGTTGATGGTGGAAATCCGGGGAGTGGGTCTAACACCACCTCTGCTAGTGATCGCCAGACAGAGATAAATCGGACGACGGAGGAGTTTGGGAGTGGTCCAGATACACCATCAAATCCAAACACGCCGCACTCTGATAATAATATTGGCCAAAATAATCCAGCCTATAACGCTGATGGTCAGCAAAAGATTTCAAACAATGACGGAGCCTCTGATAATCGGCCGCTGAACAATGATGATCTACTTTGGACTTCTTGGAAGCACTATCAAAAAGTAACGATCGGCGATAAGTCTTACGCTGTTATCGGAAATCGAAATTATAGCCATCACGCCGTTGATAGAATGCAGCCTAGCGGACTGGGTGCACCTGCTGGTACTCTAGGGGCGGGGCGTAATGTGACTCCGAATATGGTTGAGCATGTGATTCGAAATGGAACCTCAACGACTTCTATGGTCAATGGAGCCCCTAGAACAGTGTATAAGTCTGGAAATGTCAGTGTTGTTACCGAAAATGGTGGTAAGACCGTTGTTACAATTTTGAGGAAAGGTGATTAATAATGACTGCTCTTATTTACCCCGATATGATCCGTGCTATTTTACGGGAGTGTGAAAGTCTTATTTTAGGAACAGGCTCTCTTGATTCCTTGCAAAATGTTGTGCAGCAAGGAGAGGCTACAATAGTAGCGGTTGAAGAGAAAGACATACGAAGCTACTTGACGAGCATGGAAGGTGATTTGGAGCTAATTAGATTTACTTTAAACGAAAAGGATCATTTGGTGGCCAGTCAAAAAGTTGCCAGACAAATAATAGATTTTCTGGAACAACGAGGTGCGGCAGAGTTTATAAATAAATCTGAGTGAGGGTTGCTTCTTCGTATTAATTTTAAAGTGCGATACAACAAGTATACAACAGGGACACCCACCCTAAGCTGTCACGTAGGTGGCAGCCCACTCCGCAGCGGCTAGGCTGATATTAGTTACCGCAGAGCCGGAGTGCCGCTATGACCAAGCCCAGAAAACATCAGGTCTCCCTCGACGCCACGCCGTATTATCATTGCGTATCACGCCGTGTGCGGCGTGCTTTTCTGTGTGGTACGGATCATATGACCGGCTAAAAACAACAAGGACACCCACCCTAAGCTGTCACGTTGGTGGCAGCCTGCTCCGCAGCGGCTAGGCTGATATTAGTTACTGCAGAGCCGGAGTGCCGCTATGACCAAGCCCAGAAAAAATCAGGTCTCCCTCGACGCCACGCCGTATTATCACTGTGTATCACGCTGTGTGCGGCGTGCTTTTCTGTGTGGTACGGATCATATGACTGGCCAATGCTACGAGCATCGCCGTGGTTGGCTGGAAGATAAGCTATTGTCTCTGCCCCAGGTGTTTGCAGTGGAAGTCGCTGCTTACGCCATTATGAGCAACCACTATCACGCTGTTCTATTTATTGATGCTGAGCGCGCCAATCACTGGAGTGACACGGAAGTCATTGAGCGCTGGCACACGCTATTTAGCGGCAATATGCTGTCTCAGCGTTTCATGGATGGTGACGAACTGGGCGTGGCTGAGCAGAAGCGACTGCAGATTTACGTAGAAGAGTGGCGCTCACGCTTGTCTAGCATCAGTTGGTTTATGCGGGTGCTGAATGAGGCCATTGCGCGAGAAGCCAATCAGGAAGATCAGTGCTCTGGTCGCTTCTGGGAAGGGCGTTTTAAATCTCAGGCGCTGCTGGACGAAGCTGCACTGGCAGCGTGCATGGCCTATGTCGATCTTAACCCGGTGCGGGCAAACATGGCCGCCACACCAGAAACATCAGCGCACACCTCGGTGAAGCGGCGAGTCGAAAAAGCCAAAATCAGCAAGCAGCCAAACCACCCCAACCAACAAACCAAAGGCTTATTGCCGTTTGTTGGCAATCCTCGGCAAAACATTCCACCAGGCATTCAAATGAAGCTGACGGATTACCTCGAACTGGTCGACTGGACTGGCCGCATTATTCGCCACGATAAACGCGGCGCCATTGCCAAAAATACGGCGACCATTCTCGATCGCTTAGGCATTGATGAGCAGCAATGGTTAGAAATGACCCAACATTTCGAAGACTGCTTTAAAACCTTTGCCGGAGGTGAAGAAAAATTACGCCAAGCCTGTGAAACACTGAATTATCAGCGCCCGCCAGGGCTTAGTCGCTGCCATTCGTTACTCGACCGATCCGCGTGATAACATCTTGCAACCATTCAGCATAGTCAGAGAAATCTGAGATTAGCCAACGTCTCAATTACCGACCCTCGCTTAAAACCCATCAAAATTGCTTGTTCAAAGCAGTTCTGTTCGGAAAATTCTCATGCTCGCTGTTGTCAGGAAGAGACCGTCTTAAGCTCGGGCCTGTTCAGGTTAGACCTATGTGATGTTGACCCCTGGGGTGGATGTCCTAGTTGACCTATGAAAAGTGAAAGCATCGATGAAATCGTCGGTGCGGTAACGGTTATGCGCGAATTGGCATCCGGTGTTCCGGTAACGGCTGAGCACGCCGTCGATATTGTCGGTACCGGTGGTGATGGCGCTAATTTATTTAATGTATCGACCGCTTCGGCCTTGGTGGTGGCAGCAGCTGGTGGTGTTGTTGCTAAGCATGGGAACCGCGGCGTGTCTTCGAAGTCGGGCAGTGCGGATTTACTCGAAGCCGCTGGCGTTAATTTAGAGCTGACGGCAGCACAGGTGGCACGCTGCATTGATGATTTGGGTGTTGGTTTTATGTTTGCGCCAATGCATCACAGCGCTATGAAACACGCCATTGGCCCGCGCAAAGCGCTGGGCATGCGTACCATTTTTAATATTTTAGGCCCGATGACCAATCCTGCCGGTGTTAAAAAGCAGCTGATTGGTGTGTTTAGTAAAGCGCTACTGCGACCGGTGGCAGAGGTGTTGCAGCGCTTAGGTGCGGCTCACATTATGGTAGTCCACTCCGAAGATGGCTTGGACGAAATCAGTTTGGCGGCGCCAACTCATGTGTGTGAACTGAATAATGGCCAAATAACAGACTATGTCATCACGCCAGAGCAATTAGGCGTGCAGTCTCAAGTATTGGCCGGGTTGGAAGTAGACAGTGCTGAGCAAAGCCTGGCGCTCATTCGAGATGCGCTGGGTAAGCGTGATACACAAGCCGGACAAAAAGCAGCGGACATGTTGGCGCTGAATGCTGGAGCCGCTATTTACGTCGCCGACTTGGCCAGTAGTTTAAAGCAGGGAGTCGATATGGCCGAAGACGCTATCTATTCCGGCTTAGCGTTGGAAAAGCTGCGTGAACTCAGTAGTTTTTCAAACTACATCGATGCCGACCTGGAAGGAACTCAATCATGAACACGCCAACAGTACTCAAGCGTATTCTCGATACCAAATTGGTTGAAATTCAGCAACGCAGTGCAAAACAAGCCTTGGCGGAGATTAAGGCTCAGGCGCTCGACCGTGATGCTAGCGAGCTGCGTGGCTTTTATCAGGCAATGTTCAATAAAGTAGATCAAGGGCAGGCGGCAGTTATTGCCGAAATCAAAAAGGCATCGCCGTCCAAAGGTGTATTGCGTGAGTACTTTGAGCCCGAGGCCATAGCCGAGTCGTATGAGCAAGGCGGTGCTGCCTGTTTGTCGGTTCTGACAGATCGGGACTATTTTCAAGGCCATGAGGACTATTTACTGGCAGCGCGTAGCGCTTGCTCTCTGCCGGTGATTCGCAAAGACTTTCTGATTGACGCTTATCAGATTTATGAGGCGCGCCTGTTAAATGCCGACTGTGTGCTGTTGATCGTATCCGCCTTATCCGACATGCAGTTGCAGGATCTGGCGGGTCTGTCTCATGAGCTGGGGATGGACGTACTGGTGGAAGTGCACGATGGCGAAGAGCTTACTTCCGCGTTGAAGCTGTCGACACCGCTGATTGGCATCAACAATCGCAACCTGCACACCTTCGAGGTGAGTTTGCAGACCACCTTTGATTTGCTACCACGCATTCCAGCGGATCGTTTATTGGTGACTGAAAGCGGCATTCTTTCAAAGCAGGACGTGCAAAGCATGCGTGAGCACGAAGTGCATGCCTTCTTGGTGGGCGAAGCCTTTATGCGGGCACCAGAGCCTGGCGAAGCCTTGGCGGAGTTGTTTGATTGATATTTTACAGATAAAAAAACAGCGGCTAAAAGCCGCTGTTTTTTGTCTTAGTTAAACTGAACTGGAATAGAAATCGCAGTTTTACATATCCGACTTTCGTCGCAACCAACGAAGTGCAAAACAGTCTTAGCTGGAACTGAGGCAAATCGATCGCTCAAGTCGATGGTCTGACCTGCGCAATTGAGATTTGCCAGTGTGCCACCATAGGTACAACTGAAATTAATATCGCCAGTAATTTCATCGATGCTGCTGATGAATAAGTCAGTTGTGAAGCCGTCGTTTATCAGTGTTTCACTGCTCACATCCTGCGTAGTGAAAACTACACCAATCACTGAGTCGCTACCAGCTGGAATGAAGTTGATGTCTTTCGGAGCCAGACTGATGCTGAACCGGCCTTGTTCAAGGTTGCCATGTACTTGGGCATAGGTAACGTTTTCTTCAGTGATAGCTTCAGAGTTACCTTCAACCGTTAGGCTATCGAAGTTAACAAAACCATCTGACAGTTCGTCTACTTTTGCAAACTCGGTTGAGTTAGTGACACGGTATGCCGAGCGATCGACAGTCTCTTCTTGCGCTTCACATTGAATCAGCAAGCCATTGAAGTCGAATGATCCATTAAAGCTGTTACCGCCTACGCTGATGCGACCATTTGAGCAACTCACCTCATCGGTACCGACTGAGATAGAATGATTATCAAGCTGCTCCGGCGACAGCTGACAGCTTGCGCCCTCTGCCAGAGTAATGGTGTTATCAACAGCTTCGCAGTAGTTGGTTTCTGGCTGCGGAGTAGGATCAACTGGATCGGTCGTGTCGTCGTTCGAGGATGACGAGCTACCGCCGCCGCCACAGGCAGTGAGTGAAGCAACAACAGCGAGAGATAAAAGATGTTTGGTCATTGGGTACTGTCCCTGAAATAAATAATGAGGCCATCTTTGATGGAGCGCTGCATTGTAATGACAACGTAATGAAAATAAAGAAGGACGTGTAGAAATAATGAACAGTGCGATGCGTGTCGCACTTTGGCTAGGGTGTCGCTGGTGGGCCAGCGACCAAGTGGGTGGTTTGTGATTATTAATCTGGGTAGGTTTGGCGGATGCGGGTGATATCGTCGATGTTATCGATCAGAATTTGCACAAGTGCTGGGTCAAAATGTTTACCAGCTTCTTGCTGAATCAGATCTAGAATATCCTCCAGCGGCCAAGCATTTTTATAACAGCGATCGCTGCCAAGTGCATCGAACACATCTGCCAGGGCCGTAATTCGCCCAGCGATATGAATATCGTCGCCGCTCAGCCCGTTGGGGTAGCCGCTGCCATCCCAGCGCTCATGGTGTTGCCCGGCAATGATGGCTCCTAGCTTCAAAATGCGACGGTCAGATTTGCCCAGAATATCGGCGCCGATTTGGGCGTGGGTTTGCATCACCGTCCATTCATCCGCATCGTGCTTGCCAGGTTTGTGCAAAATGCTGTCTGGAATACCGATCTTTCCAACATCGTGCAGCGGCGAGGCCAGCTTGATCAGGCTGGCTTCATCCGGGGATAAGCCATAACGCAGGGCCAACAACTCGGAAATTTTTGCCACCCGCTTCACATGGGCGCCGGTTTCTTTGGATCGTTTCTCAACGGCTTCGCCCAGCATGTACACCAGTTCACGCTGTGTCTCGAGAATTTCATCGCGCATCAGTAGGTTTTCATAGGTGATGGCAACATTGGTGGCGTAGATTTCCAACAGCTGTTTGTCGAGATGGGAAGGACGCCCTTGGCATGCGACGTACAGCAAGCTTTCACTGCCGCGGTCGGATGAGAAGTAGCCGATGTAGTAGTCCTCAAAATAGAGGCTACGTTTCTCCGTCATGGCTTGCTCAAAGCCTTGGCGGATCAGTTCTGGAATGTTGTCGAATGAGTCCACCTCCGATAGTTGCTGCATATCACCGGTGGCGGCCAGCACACGAAAGCGCCGTGAGTCGTCGATTAACGCGCCGCTGGGTGTTGAGCTGGAGCAATACAAAGCGCTTTGCTCCAAGCCCAGTAAGTTAGTCACCTGCTCTAGTACCGCCGAGGCAAACTTGCTCAACTCGCCTGAGCTGAATACCTGCGCCGATGCCTGTATGACTTTTTCTAAGCCACGGCGATGCTCATCCAGGATGCAAATATCCCGATAGCTGCGCAGCGTGGCAAACATCAACGTGTTGAGCTTGGTGGTGGTGAGTTCTGTCTTGTCTTTGTAGTCGTTGATGTCAAACGTGCGAATCACTTCTTGCTCAGGCGCTTGGCCTGGTTGGCCGGTGCGCAGCACGATGCGTGTGTAACGGTTGTTCAGTTCTTCGCGAATGTAGCGAGCGACATTCAGCCCAGCGTGGTCTTCTTCCATAACGACGTCGAGCAACGCCATGGCGATGTCGTCGTTTTTCGCCATCACCTCACAAGCCTCTTCGCCGCTGTAGGCGCTGATCAGCTCGACCTTGCGCCCGTCAAAGCGAAAGCCGTTGAGCACCATGCGGGTAATGCGATGCACGTCTGGCTCGTCATCGGCCACTAATACTCGCCACGGACTTCCTGTTTCGCGGTTCTGTGACACTTTGCCGACGCCATCGTCGTCGGCAAACAACAGTTCGTCATTCATTCACAGCTCCGTCGGTAGGGTTACTCTGGAGTTTAGCTGTTTTAACGAGGTTTGGTGGCTGACATGGTAGGGCGAGTGCCAAAAACCACCATGGTTTTGCCTTTGACCGACACCAGACCTTGCTCTTCCAAGTCTTTCAGGACTCGGCCGACCATTTCACGTGAGCAGCCCACGATGCGGCCAATCTCTTGGCGAGTGATTTTGATCTGCATGCCGTCTGGGTGTGTCATGGCATCTGGTTCACGGCTTAAGTCCAGTAGGGTTCTGGCTACCCGGCCGGTGACATCAAGAAAGGCCAAATCACCGACCTTGCGCGTTGTGCGGCTTAGGCGGTTGGCCATCTGTCGGAACAGGCGGAACATCAGCTGGCTGTCCTCTTCGACCAGTTCGCGGAACTTGGCGTAGCTGATTTCAGCCACTTCGCATTCTGTCTTGGCTTTGACCCAGGCGGTACGGGCTTGTTGCACTTCGTCAAACAGCCCCATTTCGCCGAAAAAGTCGCCCTCATTCAGGTAAGCCATGATCATTTCACGGCCGTCTTCGTCTTCGATGATGACAGTCACCGAGCCTTTCAACAGGTAATACAGGGTATCGCTTTCTTCGCCAGCGTAGATCAAGGTGCTTCTGGCGGGGTAGCGGCGCTTGTGACATTGCGCCAGGAAGTCCTGCAGTGGCTCATGTTTATCGGGCAGCAATGGAAGACTCATAGACAGGTCCAAACGTTAATGGTGGTCATACCCAACACTGCAATGATGAAAGAACAACAGTGGGGCAATTTTTATTAGGACTATAGCAGTCGCTGGCAAAGTTGCCGACAGAGCAGGTTGTGATGGCCCTGACAAAGCTGCGTAATGCTACTCCACAGGTGCATGCCTGTGGTACCCTCCGCAGCTTTCAAAATTGGGATGGTGATCAATGAAAGCGACAATCAAGTGGGTTGATAACGCCATGTTTTTGGGCGAGTCGGGCAGTGGCCACAGTGTGGTGATGGATGGCCCTGAAGATCACGGCGGTCGCAACATGGGCGTCAGACCCATGGAGATGCTGTTACTAGGCCTTGGCGGCTGCACCAGTTTTGATGTCATGAGCATTCTGACCAAACAACGTCAGCAGGTCACAGATTGCCAGGCGCAGATCGAAGCCTCACGCGCCGACACTGTGCCCAGCGTATTCACCGATATTCATATCCACTTTGTTGTCACTGGCAAGGCGTTAAAGCCTGCGGCCGTTGAACGTGCTGTCGCGTTGTCGGCAGAGAAGTACTGTTCTGCTTCCATCATGCTGGAGCAGGGGGGCGTCAATATTCGCCACAGTTTTGAAGTAATTGATGAACAATAACCTCGCTCGAAGGAGGACTCGCACGTGAATGATCAGCTGCGCTTGCACGGCTTTAACAACCTGACGAAATCGCTGAGTTTCAATATCTACGATATTTGTTACACACAAACGGAAAAAGAACGTCAGGAATACATCGCGTACATTGATGAGCTCTACAATGCGGAGCGGCTGACCAAAATCCTGACCAATGTGGTCGATATTATCGGTGCCAACATCCTTAATATTGCTCGTCAGGATTACGAACCAGAAGGTGCGAGCGTGACTATGCTGATCGCTGAGCATGAAATGCCGCCTAATGAAGAGTTCACTGAAGAAAAGCCGGGCCCGTTAAAAGACTCAGTGGTGGGGCATTTGGACAAAAGCCATGTCACGGTGCACACCTATCCGGAAAGCCATCCATATGCGGGCATCAGCACCTTTCGCGCTGATATCGATGTCTCTACCTGCGGCCTGATTTCACCGCTGCGGGCATTGAATTACCTGATTCATAGCTTTGAATCCGACATCGTCGTGATGGATTACCGAGTGCGCGGCTTCACTCGCGATGTTGATGGCATGAAGCACTACATCGATCATGACATTAACTCGATTCAAAATTACCTGACCGAAGATACGCGTAATGCGTATCAAATGATCGACGTGAACGTGTACCAAGAAAATACCTTTCACACGAAAATGCTGCTGAAGGAGTTTGAATTGGACAACTACTTGTTTGGCGAGGGTGTTAAAAGCTTGAGTGCTGAACAGCGCACCGAAGTGGAAGCTAAGTTGCGCAAGGAAATGTTGGAAATCTTCTACTCGCGCAACATGCCTTAGCGCTTTCATGCCTGTCGTGATTTCGGGGCGCCGGGAGCAACCGAGCCTCGAAACCCGCTGGCGGGCTTAAAGCAAGCATGGATCGTTTCGCTATGTCATTGATTAGTACTTGTGGCAAAGCATTGATACTGGTGAGAGAGCAAGACAATAACGGGTATGGCCAGCACCATTGGTCATACCCGTTTTGTTTTAACGACGCTTATCTTGCCGCTCGCGCTTAGCTTCGACTTTGCTGAGTTGCAGTGTGGAGGTTCGGCGTTCCATTAGGGTCAGGATCGCAATACAGGCTGCGATGATGACCAGCATCCACTGTGGGTCTGCTGTAAACATAAGAAATCCTCGCATGACTTCAACGCCAGCTTAGCAGCTGAGAACGTTGCACACGGGCAAGTGCGTGAAAGTCGGGCAGCAATCACCAGCGATATCGAACCCCAGCGTGCCAGTCCCACTGACCGACCCGATTGTAGGTTTGCGTCATCAATCCCGGGCGGTGATAGCCCAAGCGAGCATTGAGATGCCATTGGTTCAATGGCAGCCAGCTAAGGTTTAACGCCGAGCGATAGCCAGCAGGTGCTGGGGTGTCGGGCAGTAATGAGCTGTAATCTTGGCTACGGCTTTGCCATTGCCAGTCCATTGCCCAGCGCAGCTGTGCCGAGACAATGTGCACCAGCGCAAATCTGGCTTGTGCGAACTCTGCACTGATGGTACGAGGTTGTGTGCGGCTTTCACGCCCGCGCCAGCGGTACAAGCCGATGCTGGCCGTAGTCCGCCATGGCTGCTGAAACAAGTATTGGTCACCCTGCCACTGCACTTCATAGCCATGCAGCTGCTGCACTTCGTCACTGTTGATCAGTTGCACTGAGTTATCTGTCAACGCTTGCGCCACCAGGCTGTTGTGCCAGGTCTGGCGAATCCAACGCAGCTGCCAAATGTCATTGTCGAGCGACTCATGCCTCCAGCTCAGTTGCATACGAT
This window encodes:
- the speD gene encoding adenosylmethionine decarboxylase gives rise to the protein MNDQLRLHGFNNLTKSLSFNIYDICYTQTEKERQEYIAYIDELYNAERLTKILTNVVDIIGANILNIARQDYEPEGASVTMLIAEHEMPPNEEFTEEKPGPLKDSVVGHLDKSHVTVHTYPESHPYAGISTFRADIDVSTCGLISPLRALNYLIHSFESDIVVMDYRVRGFTRDVDGMKHYIDHDINSIQNYLTEDTRNAYQMIDVNVYQENTFHTKMLLKEFELDNYLFGEGVKSLSAEQRTEVEAKLRKEMLEIFYSRNMP